In Chelmon rostratus isolate fCheRos1 chromosome 20, fCheRos1.pri, whole genome shotgun sequence, a single window of DNA contains:
- the eif5a gene encoding eukaryotic translation initiation factor 5A-1 isoform X1, which translates to MLDCVRPGIPFCQAPTGTHKRPPPVFLYGCCSKVGRACALSVLFFLEAPLTHRTMADPDLDFQTGESGASATYPMQCSALRKNGYVVLKGRPCKIVEMSTSKTGKHGHAKVNLVGIDIFTNKKHEDMCPSTHNMDVPSIKRIDYQLVNINENYMSLMSDNGDIREDLRVPDSEVGKEIETKFEAGDEFMVTVISAMGEECAVATKVLANK; encoded by the exons ATGTTGGACTGCGTCAGACCTGGCATCCCTTTCTGCCAGGCTCCAACCGGAACACATAAACGCCCCCCTCCCGTCTTCCTCTACGGATGCTGCAGTAAAGTTGGCCGCGCGTGCGCACTTTCGGTCCTCTTTTTCTTGGAAG CGCCCCTGACCCATCGCACCATGGCAGATCCCGATCTTGACTTCCAGACTGGCGAGTCTGGTGCCTCCGCCACTTACCCCATGCAGTGCTCCGCTCTGCGTAAGAACGGGTATGTGGTGCTGAAGGGACGTCCCTGCAAAATTGTGGAGATGTCCACTTCCAAGACCGGCAAGCACGGACATGCCAAG GTTAACCTGGTTGGTATCGACATCTTCACCAACAAGAAGCATGAAGATATGTGCCCCTCCACCCACAACATGGATGTTCCCTCCATCAAGAGGATAGACTACCAG TTGGTTAACATCAATGAAAACTACATGTCCTTGATGAGTGACAACGGTGACATCAGGGAGGACCTGCGTGTCCCCGACAGCGAAGTCGGCAAGGAAATCGAGACAAAGTTTGAAGCGGGTGATGAATTCATG GTCACCGTGATTTCTGCCATGGGGGAGGAATGTGCTGTCGCTACCAAGGTCTTGGCCAACAAATAG
- the rpl22l1 gene encoding 60S ribosomal protein L22-like 1, with product MAPIKQRRPAVGKKAKKGTAWKFTLDLTHPVEDGILDSANFEAFLKERIKVNGKTGNLGNIVQVGRMKNKINVTSEKQFSKRYLKYLTKKYLKKNNLRDWLRVVASDKETYELRYFQISQDDEESEADE from the exons ATGGCGCCG ATCAAACAAAGGAGGCCAGCTGTTGGCAAGAAGGCCAAAAAGGGAACTGCCTGGAAGTTCACCTTGGACCTGACCCACCCTGTGGAGGATGGGATCCTGGACTCCGCAAACTTT GAAGCCTTCCTCAAAGAGAGGATAAAGGTCAACGGAAAGACGGGGAATCTGGGTAACATCGTCCAGGTTGGCCGTATGAAGAACAAGATCAACGTCACATCCGAGAAACAGTTCTCCAAAAG GTACCTGAAGTACCTAACAAAGAAGTACCTGAAGAAGAACAACCTCCGTGACTGGCTGAGAGTGGTGGCGTCCGACAAGGAGACATACGAGCTGCGTTACTTCCAGATCAGTCAGGACGATGAGGAGTCGGAGGCAGACGAGTGA
- the cldn11b gene encoding claudin-11b has protein sequence MAHMCRQVTGSAASCAGWVGIIVATATNDWVRTCDYTVATCVRMEELGSRGLWAECVISPALYHCVALNQILTLPAYVQTSRALMICACLLGLPGMLLVLMSMPCVRLQNDTSTVKQRRARVGGVLFILMAVCGIISTVWFPIGAHREEGLMSFGFSLYAGWVGSALCLLGGSVILCCHGVDPGTPRRENSFYYSRQGGTAMPLDPPANHAKSARV, from the exons ATGGCGCACATGTGCAGGCAGGTCACCGGCAGCGCGGCGAGCTGTGCGGGCTGGGTCGGGATCATCGTCGCCACGGCCACCAACGACTGGGTCCGGACCTGCGACTACACGGTGGCCACCTGCGTCCGCATGGAGGAGCTGGGCTCCCGGGGCCTATGGGCAGAGTGCGTCATCTCCCCGGCGCTTTATCACTGCGTGGCCCTGAACCAGATCCTCACCCTGCCCg ccTACGTCCAGACGTCTCGTGCTCTGATGATCTGCGCATGTCTGCTCGGTCTCCCTGGGATGCTGCTGGTGCTCATGTCGATGCCCTGCGTCAGGCTGCAGAACGACACCTCCACCGTCAAGCAGCGCCGCGCCCGGGTGGGAGGcgtcctcttcatcctcatgg CCGTGTGTGGCATCATATCGACCGTCTGGTTCCCCATCGGTGCCCACCGGGAGGAGGGTCTGATGTCGTTTGGTTTCTCCCTGTACGCCGGCTGGGTCGGCtccgctctctgtctcctgGGCGGCTCTGTGATCTTGTGTTGCCATGGCGTCGACCCCGGGACCCCGCGCAGGGAGAACAGCTTCTACTACTCCAGACAGGGCGGCACCGCCATGCCGCTGGACCCCCCCGCCAACCACGCCAAGAGTGCACGAGTGTGA
- the eif5a gene encoding eukaryotic translation initiation factor 5A-1 isoform X2 has translation MADPDLDFQTGESGASATYPMQCSALRKNGYVVLKGRPCKIVEMSTSKTGKHGHAKVNLVGIDIFTNKKHEDMCPSTHNMDVPSIKRIDYQLVNINENYMSLMSDNGDIREDLRVPDSEVGKEIETKFEAGDEFMVTVISAMGEECAVATKVLANK, from the exons ATGGCAGATCCCGATCTTGACTTCCAGACTGGCGAGTCTGGTGCCTCCGCCACTTACCCCATGCAGTGCTCCGCTCTGCGTAAGAACGGGTATGTGGTGCTGAAGGGACGTCCCTGCAAAATTGTGGAGATGTCCACTTCCAAGACCGGCAAGCACGGACATGCCAAG GTTAACCTGGTTGGTATCGACATCTTCACCAACAAGAAGCATGAAGATATGTGCCCCTCCACCCACAACATGGATGTTCCCTCCATCAAGAGGATAGACTACCAG TTGGTTAACATCAATGAAAACTACATGTCCTTGATGAGTGACAACGGTGACATCAGGGAGGACCTGCGTGTCCCCGACAGCGAAGTCGGCAAGGAAATCGAGACAAAGTTTGAAGCGGGTGATGAATTCATG GTCACCGTGATTTCTGCCATGGGGGAGGAATGTGCTGTCGCTACCAAGGTCTTGGCCAACAAATAG
- the slc7a14b gene encoding probable cationic amino acid transporter produces the protein MAAWLGRMSLGDAWFNMYSRLLRTKPVGSMAHSSDDLTELAEGSPVGLAKVLTTVDLVSLGVGSCVGTGMYVVAGLVAKAMAGPGVILSFVIAAVASILSGVCYAEFGVRVPKTTGSAYTYSYVTVGEFVAFFIGWNLILEYLIGTAAGASALSSMFDSLANHSISNYMITHLGTLRGLGKGEDTYPDLLALFIALLVTVIIALGVRNSVGFNNVLNVVNLVVWVFMIIAGLFFLSASNWESGNFLPYGWSGVMQGAATCFYAFIGFDIIATTGEEAKNPNTSIPYAITASLVTCLTAYVSVSVILTLMVPYNLIDGSAPLMEMFAVHGFLWGKYTVAVGSIAGLTVSLLGSLFPMPRVIYAMSRDGLLFRFLSHVSALTHTPAAACVVSGSFAAVLALLVSLRDLIEMMSIGTLLAYTLVSVCVLLLRYQPDEQTDTHQFNAGEDVDGLKHQDDRAVHTKDDQMLIEGSDGDGSSSYHAGGAEGEGDDSDFHTGHASLLKRLLGGHYYTLRLRLGMPDASARPTPATGRIVTRCTLLLFLMSFLLWSTVIFGVEQGTGAGAVFSGLMATLMAGSMAKLLILIIQQPESGRRLPYMAPCVPFVPAAAILVNSYLMLKLSPLTWARFTVWCFIGLLIYGCYGVWHSTLELNAREQQAHASSYQSYYDHLDDTFAPDDNLYPQEQDERPYQGWSALEERGYHSQQHSEYQQENQNDDQQHHRQYEDDGDQHGYQSGPGGQYSRRGSRSRGQTNHGFDAGEGED, from the exons ATGGCGGCGTGGCTGGGCCGGATGTCTCTGGGCGACGCCTGGTTCAACATGTATTCTCGCCTCCTGCGAACCAAACCCGTGGGCTCCATGGCTCACAGCTCCGACGACCTCACCGAGCTTGCGGAGGGGTCGCCGGTTGGGCTCGCCAAGGTCCTAACCACCGTGGACCTGGTGTCGCTCGGAGTGGGCAGCTGCGTCGGCACGGGGATGTACGTGGTCGCTGGACTGGTTGCCAAGGCGATGGCTGGGCCTGGGGTCATCCTGTCATTCGTTATTGCAGCGGTGGCGTCCATACTGTCAG GCGTGTGCTACGCAGAGTTTGGTGTCCGGGTCCCCAAGACGACCGGCTCGGCCTACACCTACAGCTACGTGACAGTGGGGGAGTTTGTGGCATTCTTCATTGGCTGGAACCTGATCCTGGAGTATCTGATTGGCACAGCGGCAGGGGCGTCAGCTCTCAGCAGCATGTTCGACTcactggccaatcacagcatcAGTAACTACATGATAACACACCTGGGCACACTCAGAGGACTCG GTAAGGGTGAGGACACCTACCCGGACCTGCTGGCCCTGTTTATCGCCCTGCTGGTCACCGTCATCATCGCTCTCGGTGTGCGTAACTCAGTGGGCTTCAACAACGTCCTCAACGTGGTCAACCTGGTGGTCTGGGTCTTCATGATCATCGCCggactcttcttcctctccgcCAGCAACTGGGAGAGCGGCAACTTCCTGCCCTACGGCTGGTCCGGG GTGATGCAAGGTGCAGCGACTTGCTTCTACGCCTTCATCGGCTTCGATATCATCGCAACGACGGGAGAAGAGGCGAAAAACCCAAACACCTCCATCCCGTACGCCATCACTGCCTCGCTGGTCACCTGCCTCACTGCCTACGTGTCG GTGAGCGTGATCCTGACTCTTATGGTTCCCTACAACCTGATCGACGGCTCGGCTCCTCTCATGGAGATGTTCGCAGTGCACGGCTTCCTGTGGGGGAAATACACCGTGGCTGTGGGCTCCATAGCCGGACTCACGGTGTCTCTGCTTGGCTCTTTGTTCCCCATGCCCAGAGTCATCTACGCCATGTCCCGGGACGGACTGCTGTTCAG GTTCTTGTCACATGTTTCTGCGCTCACGCACACTCCCGCGGCGGCGTGTGTGGTGTCGGGGAGCTTCGCAGCCGTCCTTGCCCTGCTGGTGAGCCTCAGAGACCTGATCGAGATGATGTCCATCGGCACCCTGCTGGCCTACACTCTGGTCAGCGTGTGCGTGCTCTTACTGCGCTACCAGCCCGACGAACAGACCGACACGCACCAGTTTAACGCCGGGGAGGACGTGGACGGGTTGAAGCACCAGGACGACAGGGCTGTCCACACCAAAGACGACCAGATGCTGATTGAAGGCTCAGACGGCGATGGCTCGTCGTCCTACCACGCCGGTGGGGCTGAAGGAGAGGGCGATGACTCTGATTTCCACACAGGCCATGCCTCGCTGCTGAAAAGGCTTCTGGGAGGTCATTACTACACCCTGCGGCTGAGGCTGGGAATGCCAGACGCGTCGGCCCGGCCCACCCCGGCCACTGGACGCATTGTGACCCGAtgcaccctcctcctcttcctcatgtccttcctcctctggtCCACTGTCATATTTGGCGTTGAGCAGGGAACAGGTGCCGGGGCCGTGTTTTCAGGCCTCATGGCCACACTGATGGCGGGGTCCATGGCGAAGCTTTTAATTCTGATTATCCAGCAGCCAGAGAGTGGGCGGAGACTGCCCTACATGGCGCCCTGTGTGCCCTTTGTCCCTGCGGCGGCCATATTGGTCAACAGCTACCTCATGCTTAAACTGTCTCCTCTCACCTGGGCCAGGTTCACTGTCTGGTGCTTCATAG GTTTGTTGATCTACGGTTGTTACGGAGTGTGGCACAGCACGCTGGAGCTGAACGCCCGGGAGCAGCAGGCACACGCCAGCTCCTACCAGAGCTACTACGACCACCTCGATGACACCTTCGCCCCCGATGACAACCTTTACCCCCAGGAGCAGGACGAGAGACCCTACCAGGGCTGGTCTGccctggaggagaggggatATCACTCCCAGCAGCACAGCGAGTACCAACAGGAGAACCAGAATGAcgaccagcagcatcacaggcAGTATGAGGATGATGGTGACCAGCATGGATACCAGTCCGGGCCAGGAGGCCAGTATAGTAGGAGAGGCAGCAGGTCCAGGGGACAGACCAATCATGGCTTTGATGCGGGCGAAGGGGAGGACTGA